One Grus americana isolate bGruAme1 chromosome Z, bGruAme1.mat, whole genome shotgun sequence DNA window includes the following coding sequences:
- the DEPDC1B gene encoding DEP domain-containing protein 1B, translating into MEPRLVGPGPYRATRLWNEIIELFRAGMPLRKHRCRFKSYERCFKASEAVDCLHELLGSNQNFGPEVTRNQTVKLLKKFLKNHVIEDIKGRWGKEDFQDDGHLYRFPPSSPLKPYPKKPSCGKEVIKFPGWDEPKAGTSQEHIPVKSVTMNSEMWYKRHSIAIGEVPACKLVFRRELTQTNTEEIWKSMTLSRLQKVLGLDSLDEVLDTKLVNSKHIVQNAYNVTKQGIVILEDKSKELPHWILSAMKCLANWPSCSDLKQPTYSGFERDVFKTIMDYFGQIKEPLLTFHFFDVFVSVLGLLQKHGKAVEALQISCLLLPPENRKRLQLLVRMMAKISFNKDLPPLSESVRTRTLMVQAFSRCILCSKDEMDLDELLAAKLVSFLMDNYQEILSVPSALKSCIEEHIVHLQRVQIKYAGADTDATFPPPPFCHQISTDEFEYQRASGSQEPLAALLEEIAMNKEISVKDKKKQLKQFQKSYPEVYRVRFPTPETEAVLFPEKNKQKPPILMWALKKPFQPFHRTRSFRM; encoded by the exons ATGGAGCCGAGACTCGTCGGCCCCGGGCCCTACCGCGCCACCCGGCTG TGGAACGAGATAATAGAACTTTTTCGTGCTGGGATGCCTTTGCGGAAGCATCGGTGTCGCTTCAAAAGCTACGAGCGTTGCTTCAAAGCCTCGGAGGCAGTGGACTGTTTACATGAACTGCTCGGCTCTAATCAAAACTTTGGCCCAGAAGTGACTCGTAATCAAACGGTTAAGCTGCTTAAAAAGTTCCTGAAAAATCATGTTATTGAAGATATTAAAGGAAGATGGGGCAAAGAGGACTTTCAAGATGATGGCCATTTATACAG atttcctccttcctcaccACTGAAGCCATATCCAAAGAAACCTTCATGTGGAAAGGAAGTCATCAAATTTCCAGGCTGGGATGAACCGAAGGCTGGCACTTCTCAAGAACACATCCCAGTGAAATCAGTCACAATG aacTCTGAGATGTGGTACAAGCGACACAGTATAGCTATAGGGGAAGTACCAGCATGCAAACTTGTGTTCCGCAGAGAGCTAACACaaacaaatacagaagagaTATGGAAATCCATGACTTTGTCACG attaCAAAAGGTCTTGGGTTTGGATTCTTTGGATGAAGTGTTAGACACAAAACTTGTGAATTCAAAGCATATAGTCCAAAATGCATACAATGTCACTAAGCAAGGCATTGTCATTTTAGAAGACAAATCAA AGGAACTACCTCACTGGATATTATCAGCAATGAAATGTCTAGCAAATT GGCCCAGCTGCTCAGATTTGAAGCAGCCTACATACTCAGGATTTGAAAGAGATGTCTTCAAAACTATAATGGACTACTTTGGCCAGATCAAAGAACCTCTtctcacatttcatttttttgatgttttcgTTAGTGTGTTAG GTCTGCTGCAAAAGCACGGCAAGGCTGTAGAAGCTCTTCAGATATCTTGTCTCCTGCTGCCACCAGAAAATCGGAAAAGACTACAGCTGTTGGTGAGAATGATGGCAAAAATTAGCTTTAACAAGGATTTGCCACCTCTTTCTGAATCAGTCAGGACCAGAACCTTG atggtTCAGGCATTTTCCCGTTGTATTCTCTGCTCAAAGGATGAAATGGACTTGGATGAACTGCTTGCTGCTAAACTAGTATCTTTTCTCATGGACAATTATCAAGAGATCTTAAGTGTTCCATCTGCCTTAAAATCTTGTATAGAGGAACATATTGTACATCTCCAGAGAGTTCAG ATAAAATATGCTGGAGCTGATACTGATGCaacttttcctcctccaccaTTTTGTCACCAAATCAGTACAGATGAATTTGAATACCAAAGGGCAAGTGGCTCTCAAGAACCACTGGCAGCTTTATTGGAAGAAATTGCGATGAATAAAGAAATATCTGTGAAAGATAAGAAGAAGCAGCTCaagcaa TTTCAGAAATCTTACCCTGAAGTGTATAGAGTACGATTTCCTACCCCTGAAACTGAAGCGGTgctatttccagaaaaaaataaacagaaaccaCCAATACTGATGTGGGCcttaaaaaagccttttcaaCCATTTCACAGAACCAGAAGCTTTCGGATGTAA